From the genome of Lotus japonicus ecotype B-129 chromosome 6, LjGifu_v1.2, one region includes:
- the LOC130725872 gene encoding DUF21 domain-containing protein At1g55930, chloroplastic-like, with protein MHHYMQLLFKICLTCLYILCQIVTLEDVVEEFVGEILDENDSKDHQYETVSGFVCENLGYIPKIGEIIEVALERKNEDDNDAPNADHQDQKETFKLEILAGNARKVTAVLFTRINGGHEMLENKEETRKPPKLMKIKWSRR; from the exons ATGCACCACTACATGCAACTCCTGTTCAAGATTTGTCTCACATGCCTGTATATTTTGTGCCAG ATTGTAACTTTGGAAGATGTTGTAGAGGAATTTGTTGGTGAAATCTTAGATGAAAATGACTCAAAG GATCACCAATACGAGACAGTATCTGGCTTTGTATGTGAAAATCTTGGCTACATCCCCAAGATAGGTGAGATCATAGAAGTAGCtcttgaaagaaaaaatgaagacgatAATGATGCCCCCAATGCTGACCACCAGGATCAGAAAGAGACTTTCAAACTTGAG ATACTAGCAGGAAACGCCAGAAAGGTGACCGCTgttttgtttacacggattaaTGGTGGTCATGAAATGTTAGAGAACAAAGAAGAAACTCGCAAGCCGCCGAAgttaatgaaaataaaatggaGCAGGAGATGA
- the LOC130725339 gene encoding U-box domain-containing protein 11-like — MERGESETMNLGWEEALRKFQNVMASGTKPLKLNAIAQLARFSEHVPKHVLSRVIPILTEILAQSIPNDPSPSLQEVDAYCLMCISYRGDGAALVIAMGTQGVTHSLIKLLPHSKGEMQEVLIKLLLVLVTFSNESRKTIFPGSGFRVIMNLLNSHNNDNIRLYLLEILRIFGLQKDVRNELIRLGALHLIVEAAGTGIMVSRERTSQSIELFGGVPSENEHELVELGAVPMLVDLLRDGDQTTKLTAAKYLRRLSVHVDGNTRPFTQAGAIPLFVELLQGPDPYGKGIAEDVLSELAVREHSAVEIVGHLVRILREGDHESKVYATNVKWDLSIYPISSSVIRDSGAIPVLVVLLRSGTEKVMENVSRVFAELSYDAENRVALAKAGAIPILMVLLHQRNEEVRDNAAEAVFNFYEDALHHHRVSHAINVPSFKYIRDRLIRDRASNGQITRASRRMSVEQLIGNLQDFL; from the coding sequence ATGGAACGCGGTGAAAGTGAAACCATGAACCTTGGTTGGGAAGAAGCACTGAGGAAGTTTCAGAATGTTATGGCCTCAGGGACCAAGCCTTTGAAATTGAATGCTATTGCCCAGCTGGCTCGTTTCTCTGAGCATGTCCCTAAACATGTATTATCTCGTGTCATACCTATTCTCACTGAGATTCTCGCTCAAAGTATTCCAAATGATCCTTCTCCATCACTTCAAGAGGTTGATGCTTATTGCTTGATGTGCATTTCTTACCGAGGTGATGGTGCTGCGTTGGTAATTGCAATGGGTACACAGGGTGTTACACATTCTTTGATAAAGTTATTGCCTCATTCTAAGGGAGAGATGCAGGAAGTTTTGATTAAATTGTTGCTGGTTCTTGTCACTTTCAGTAATGAAAGTAGGAAAACAATTTTTCCAGGGAGCGGATTTCGAGTCATCATGAACTTGTTGAATTCTCATAACAATGATAATATTAGGTTGTATCTGTTAGAGATTTTGAGGATCTTCGGATTGCAGAAGGATGTCAGGAATGAACTCATTAGATTAGGAGCTCTACATCTTATTGTGGAGGCGGCTGGTACTGGAATTATGGTCTCTAGGGAAAGAACATCTCAATCAATTGAATTGTTTGGTGGAGTCCCAAGCGAGAATGAGCATGAGCTTGTTGAATTAGGAGCAGTGCCGATGCTTGTGGATTTGTTGCGTGATGGAGATCAAACCACGAAACTTACAGCTGCCAAATATCTTCGCAGGTTATCTGTTCATGTTGATGGTAACACTAGACCATTTACTCAAGCTGGGGCTATCCCTCTTTTTGTTGAGCTCCTTCAAGGACCTGATCCTTATGGTAAGGGGATAGCTGAGGATGTGCTTTCTGAATTGGCTGTTAGGGAGCATAGTGCTGTTGAAATTGTAGGGCACTTGGTGAGAATTCTTAGAGAAGGTGATCATGAATCAAAAGTATATGCGACAAATGTAAAGTGGGATCTATCCATTTACCCGATCTCATCATCTGTGATCCGTGATTCAGGCGCAATCCCAGTCCTTGTTGTGCTTTTAAGGAGTGGAACTGAGAAGGTAATGGAGAATGTTTCTAGGGTATTTGCCGAGCTAAGCTATGATGCAGAAAATAGAGTGGCCCTTGCTAAGGCAGGTGCAATCCCAATTCTCATGGTCTTGCTTCATCAGAGGAACGAGGAAGTGAGGGATAATGCTGCAGAggctgttttcaatttttacgaAGATGCATTACATCATCATAGAGTATCTCATGCAATTAATGTTCCTTCGTTCAAATATATTCGGGATAGATTAATTCGCGACCGTGCATCAAATGGGCAAATTACAAGAGCTTCACGAAGAATGAGTGTTGAGCAGCTCATTGGGAACCTGCAGGATTTTTTGTAA